The region CCGGGAGCGGGGCTGCTAGTAGTAACTCTTCTAGCTCGATAAGCTTGGGGGATACACATATTTGGAGGCAGTGAGGGGTCGGTTTGTTTGTACGAGGTGGAAGGAGTGGTTCGTTCATTGCGTGGCGCTTGGTGCTTCACACATGGTATTGGCTTTTTTCGATACACGGTAGAGCGAAGCAAAGCATACtggatggggggatggtTAATGGTCCTGGCGTGTTACATACACGCCTACATGATGGAGGAAACGAAGTACATGACGGGAGGCAGGAATGGATGGGCGTTTTTGATGGGAATACCAGGGTACGCGTACATAACAGAGTTGGGGGGTTTATGATGAGAGAGAGATTGTAATGATGAGGGAAAAGTGCAGTATTGCTTCcacttttctttcttgcgTTGGTTTGCCTCAAATGTTTATTCCTACGAGGTCGTTTTGTATCCTTGTGTAAAGTAATTCATTGTTTGGTGTTTTATTCACAATATTTTTGACAGTGTTGCGATGGAATTTTCCCCAACCGGAACATGAGATCGGGACAAGCTATATTTGCTCTATTTATGAAAGTAACCTATTctcatggtggtggtggtatttgAGATGGTGATGCCCTCATCGTCCTGGTAaacaaaccaacccctcctttgCTGCACGCCTTTGCCTTCCAAGAAACCCTTGGCACTTCTAGCGCTTCAAGCATCAAAACCCCCACTGTCGACACCCCTGTCCTTTCATGCCACTTCGCGTCTTTCGTTCGCATCAAAAAAgaaccccaacccctgcCCCACTTCTCGCCGATAAATCCGCCGCTTGTCCGCGCGCTCGCTCGGCGCTTCGGAGGGTCACGCCGAAAGGGGTAGGTAAGCTGCTCGAGGGGGGCAATTGGCATGTCGATAGGGTAGGATTTTGGATgttaatttttttttgtctggGGGTGGGCCGAGTTGAGGATTTTCAGGTCTTGTTTGAAGGTCACAGCTCATGTTCGGGGATATTCAAGAATATGTTTAGGATTTTTTTTGGTCCATTTCGTTATCATATCATTAACATAGGCCACCGCCACCCTTCTAAGCTTTCCTCTCAGCTCTCCAAGTGTGGTAGCCAGAAATAAAGGAAACATGAGTCTCTGTGTGTGCCGCATGGCCGACCAGTTCTAGCTCCCCCTGTCTCACTCCAGCGTCTCTACAACGGGATTCTCTCTCCGCCCCATGCCAGTCTCACTCGTTTGATCCCCGTCTAAAAGTCGTCGCTGTAAAACGCCCTTCTTCCTCCGTTCCTGGTATCACTCCTTGGAAAAGTCAAGGATCCCCGTATATAGGTCGATATTAACGAATTACCGATGAAGAGCAACGCAGTCGGATCATGTACATGGTAGGGGCGCGTGAATTAGCATTGCGTGTGTGGTTGGGTATCTTTACAACGAGTTCTCCATGGAGGTGAGGATGGCGCGGGTGAATTCGTGGGTGGTGGCATTACCGCCCATGTCGGGGGTGCGGATCTTGCTGTAGTGGTATTAGCAAATTGTGTATAACACCAGACCTCGTCATAACTTACCCCTCGGCAATCACGCTATAGACGGCGTTGGAGATGCGGTTGGCATGGTCATCAAGGCCGAGGTGGCGGAGAAGCATGGTACcgctgagaagaagagcgGTAGGGTTGGCCTGgtccttgcccttgatgTCAAGACCAACGTGTCTGCAACCGGGCTCGAAGACGGCGACATCACGACCCATGTTGCAGCCGGGAACGACACCAGGACCACCAACGAGAGCGGCAGCAATGTTGGACAGGATACCACCATAAAGGTTGGGCATGACCATGACGTCGAACTGCTGGGGCTTGCTGACGCACTGCATGGAGGCGTTGTCGACAATCATGTCGTTGCACTCAAGCATGGGGTACTGCTTGGAGAGAGTTTGGAATGTGTTGCGGAAGAGGCCATCGGCAAGCTTCATGATGTTGGCCTTGTGTATGCAGGTAACCTTCTTGCGGTGGTTGGCAAGGGCGAAGCTGAAAGCGAACTTGGCGATGCGCTCAGACTTGGCGCGGGTGATAATCTTGAGGGACTCGACGACACCGGGCACGCTCTGGTGCTCGAGACCGCTGTACTCGCCCTCGGTATTCTCACGGATGATGGCGAGGTCAATGCCGTCGTGGCGGGTCTTGAGGCCGGGGATGTTCTTGATCAGGGAGATGGAGGCATAGATATCGAGCTCCTGGCGCATGGCGACGTTGAAAGACTGGTGGCCGGAGCGGCTGATGGGGGTGTGGAGGATACCCTTCAGACCGAGCTTGTTGCGCTTGAGGGAGGCAACGGCATCGGCGAAAGCCTCCTCGGTGCGGCCGGTTGGGGTCGCATCTGAGAGACCGGAGACCTCGATCTGCTCCCAGGTAACTGGCACATTGTCGGCCTTGAAGATGGTCTTGACGCTCTCGGCGACCTCGGCACCGATACCATCACCAGGGATGAGGGTGACGGTGTACTTGCCACCGTACTTGGTGGGCTTGAAGATATCGGCCTGAAGGGACTGGGCGGGGGTGTCCTGGACACTGGCGAAGCCGCGCGCAATGTTGAGGCGCTGGCTGGGCTGAGCGGCAGCCCTGAGAAGGCGCTATTCGCGGAGGGAAAGGCAGTCAGTATGAggatggttggtggtggggaagcTGGCTAATCGCAACGACTTGCAGGGGTTCCAGGAAgaggggtgttggtgacgaCAAGACTCAAGACTAGACTCACCTGCGCAGAGTTCCTGGAAAGCATGTTGAGAATATGGATAGGACGGGAAGAGGGTATCGTGAGGCTGGCCGGCGACAAAAAAGAGCGAGCGGTAGGAAATGCGAAGGGAAGGAAAGGTTCtgacgggaggaggagagcaaaAGAGCAAATGCCGCAAAGCAAAAGGAAGCACCTGCCTGCCTTGTTGGTCGAGCTGTTTTTTAGGTCTCCATCTTCCCGGCCGGGTGGGTCTCGGCGCTGTTCAGCAACAGCGCGCTAAGGCGAAGAAGTTTTAGTGCAGCAAGGCGGGCGGGGCACAGATTCCATTCTGTGACGTCTGCAACGTCGGCGCCACGGAAAGCTGCGGGTTTGGAACCATCTGCCAAGACCCCAAGAGCCCAGCGAGGGCCTTGCAGCAAACGATTGATCATGGCGGTTGATAACACAACGGCCGATATCATGATGAGATCTCTAGCTTTATTCATTGCCTATCCATACCTATCTCACTACCTAGGTAATACCTATTGTAGTCACCAAACAACTCCATGTCTCCgcccaccacaacccaacTCACATGTCACGTTTCCGAAAACAGAACACCAACTAACAGCTGTCCAATTGGCCAATGAAAGGAAAACGATTGCGATGGCGGCAGGCATTCCTCTGCTGTGGCAGCAACCCATGCGAGGGTGACAGTCTGGACGAACTACAGCAGTCCTCGGTAGTATATCTTCGGCCTCTTTACAATATCTTAAGTAATTCCAAAGCTAGCCTTGCGGGGAATAACCCAGCACCCAGCCCAGGGAAAAAGAACCATCAAGCTTCTGGCAAGGCCACCTGGCCCAGATCACCAAACAGAAAAGGTCAAAAAGAATCGTCTGTGACGGGAATTGAGCCCGACGTGGGGGtcgaacccacaaccttgagaTTTCGGAGTACTCCTTAAGAGTCTCACGCTCTACCGATTGAGCTAGCCGGGCAACGGCTAATTGGTTGCTCAAAACTGTCCGAGGTTGACTACAAGTCAACAGCTTTCCACAATATGCAGCCCTGGCAACAGTCACAGCGTTTTAAACTCAACATCCCTTCGAAAGCTCCAACCACCCAGTGCCGGCAACAGCTCGTATCCCAGCACACCCTCGATCAAAGCAGCAACCATGGGCGCCGTTACTTGGAACTCGTTTGTGTACCGGGTGTGCTCCGTGCTAAGGACGAGCGAGTTGAACATTTCGCCCAGCCCGAACGCAGACTGATGGAGCGTTATCTGGACAGCTGGAGGATTGGTAGTATCATGGCGATTGACCCGACACCAGCGTTGCAGATACTCCGACAAGAACTGAAGGGTAGGGCTGTGGCTGCAGTGCAACTCGATCCTCTTGGTGCTTGCCGTCATAGTCAGGTAATAGGGCGGTCGAAGAAACAGCTGGTCGGGGCGTGGTAGAGACGCCGCGTCAGGAAGAAACTCGACCTTTTCTCGTGGCTTGGAGGCGTCGACATTGACCTCTACCTCTGCCCAGTCGTCTCCAGGTGTCGTGGTGGCCTGGGCATCCCGAACCGGAAGCTCGGTTTGCTTCTTGTCGGTATCGAAGCAAGTAAGGAGGTTGCCACGAAAGATGGGAAACAATTCGGTTGGTTGAAGCTGAAAGGCCTGTTTCTTGGGAAGAGAGACGACAAACCCTCGCCGCTGCTCCGACCACGACGTGGCGGCCTTGTCCGAGTCCGCAACGGCTATAAAGATCCTGAGGCGAGAGGGGACCTTTTCCAGCAACTGCTCCCCCCACGCTTCGTGTTCAGAATCATCCAAAAGCTCGATCATGCTCTTGACCCATATTAGAACGCACCCGGTGACGCTAGCCACGAGGTCCAGTTTGTCGGGATAATAGGAGTCAAGCTCGGCGATCAAAAGATGCCATTCGGGCTCAGCGTCCACCTTGTGGCCCAGGATTTCTTCGAGCTTCCTGATGGCTGTTTGGAGTGCGCCATCCTCCTTTTTCCAAACGTCACGGATTCCGATTTGGGCTTTGAGCGGTCTGTCGTGATCAGTTAGCGTCAGGTATGCTCGCCTGTTGGCACAAGTGTGGTGGCATGGCATTATTCACATCGAGGGCATGATTGCTGGCTTTGCGCTTCGCACCGGTTACTGATTCTGGAAGACAGAAACATCGAGCCGTGCGTTGTTCGTCTCTTTTAACCACATTGTTGATGCCACAAACTCGCTACCctttgttgagggaggcagCATGCTTGGCGACCCCTGAAGGCGCGCGAGGCGCCAGAGCTGAGCGCGGGGATGGCTTGGCACCAAAGGGCGATCTGCAAGGCGGACTGGAGATTGCCATGTTCTTGTTAAGCAATGTCAACAAACGAGATGTCATATCTCGTGTAGGACGGCGGCAAAATTGCCGTTCTTGGAACAACAAGGAGTATGCATGTTGACTTTGGCGTTTCCCCTCGGTTACGTTCCTGATACTATGTAGTTCTTTGGGCGCTAGAGCGGCAGCCTGGAGTGGGCTGACGACTCATTTCCACAAGCAGAGCGATCAACGTTTTAGAAACCGAGCTTCTGCAACAACTCCCGTGAGGCTGACCGAACCTTGGTGACTCAACAGAATATAGCCCAGGGTATCACCGAATCCCCGGAAGGGATGCTTAGGCAAGTGATGTGCTCGGTTACTGGAAGACGCGAGTGGGCGTGAGGAGCGATGCGAGTTCTGGACATAAAGAGGGGACCTCTCGCTGTCCAGGAGGTCCAACATCTTCAGCATCATCTCGAACATCCTCGCCCGCCTCTTTTCAACTCTACCACATTCTTCCCACCTACCACCACTCAATACATCCGTCACCAtggctcctcttcctcctgcGGAGAAGCTTTCGCTTGCCGTCCGTAAGAATGGTAAGACAACCCAATCCCGTCCCTGCTCGCTTTACTAACAACCAACAAGTCAGAGACGAGTGGGAGAACAACAAGGCCGACCTCGAGAAGCAGCTTTCCGAACTCCTTGGCACCGAGTGGACCGTCGAAGCTGACCCCAAGGCCATCTGGCCTTACCACAACGACGGTTACGCCAAGGAGAGTCTTGGTTCTTGCATCAAGGCCTACGTCGAGGGCGCTATCTACCAGATCAAGTATCTGAGTGGAAGATATGGAAGCGAATTCGCCACAGAGATCAACGACCTCGCCCATGCTCATGTCTTGACgctcgaggtcgaggacCAGGACCCAGCCCGTTTTAGCTACAATGGTTGCGATATCAAGGATGGCAAGCTGCGCATTCTGTTCAACGAGACATGCCTTGGCACCAACGTCGATTACGCCTTGCAAGAGAACAGCCTTTTGCCCGCCCTCAACGCCGCTCCCAGTGACAAGCCTTTTAGCTTCCACGCTCGCAACAGCATCAGACAGGACTACGAGCCCGCCATCGGCGCTGTCAAGAAGGACATTGCCGACCTTCTCGGCAAGAGTGTGGATGAGATCACGATCAATCCCAACTTCGAGGCCAACTTTGCCAAACTCAGTGAGAGCAAGCCCAGTCTCGAGGACTGGCAAGAACGGCTCGGGAACTTCACGCTGAAGTATTTTGAGGGCTTGGCTTACCAGATGAAGTACCAAaaggttggcgaggacgagCTTATCCAGGAGGGTCTTCTGGAGGCTGTCAGCAAGAACGAGTACGCCCTTCGCATTGTGGACACCCTCACGTATGACTCGtatggtgaggttgtggtggaagaTGGGGTGCTCTACATCCAGGCGAAGCCGGATACCTTCGGTACCAACATTGACTACGCTGCTCAGAAGCTTGTTGATCAGCTCTGAGAGAAAGAGATGCTTGGTCGAAGTGGTCTACGGACACATTGTTCTAGACCTGCGGTGCGCAGATAGATAGTCATTGATAGGAATACAAAGGACCCGTGTACATACACAAGCTGTCTCACACCATCGTCGTCCTACTCTGCTGCCTTCATAGTCGGAGAATATTTGTCAACGGTTTGGGACAGGACCACAGGAACGAGAGACTGGGGACGTTGAGGGGTCCTGGTAATTTTTGAAGAataccacctccaccacagcGGAACGGGATGCCACTTCGAGAATCGCCTCTATCCATCCTATGTCGATCATTCCCCTCAAGCCCCGGCGGATAAAATTGGAGGTTCGGCACCGAGGAACGGGGACACATGAAGACAGCCAGCCGTTATCAGCTTGCAAGGTACGGCGGCATGGATGGACGATGGGGTCATTCCCAACCTCGCCTACGTGGAGAATTCGAGCGATCATGTTCTACAAAACGTCTTCTCAGCTTTCACTCACATTCTTCTTGGCGACATCGGTCCAATATCACCGGACAGATCCCTTTCGAGGCGTACAAGCATAACCTCTAGATTCCGCCGACGGATGCGCTGTTATACAGGCAACTGGTAAGTTACCTCACGCTAACAGACAAGGTATCTTCAAATCCACCTGAGGCAGCCTATTGGCTGATCAGGAGCTAGACTCCAACCGGCTATCTCGAGCATCGGCTGGTCTGACTCTCTGCCTACTAGCGACCGAAACCCGATGAAGGTCAGAGATGGTGGGAGGCTCTAGCAAGCGGAAGACGGCGCTGGGCACTACTCGCACAAGACAGAGAAGGAGGTCAGGCCACTTGAAAGGTCAGTTTTGCCTTATTTGATGGTGAGGCGTTTCGAAGATCATGCAACACCAGCCTGGCCTCGAGGCTGGTCGGACTTGATATGATCGAGAAGTGACAGTCTATATGCGCATATAACCAGGGCAAAAGCCCACCATCTGACCTCATCTCTAACTTTCTCTACACCCACACACAGatcaccccaccaccaactctcccccaaaacctcaCACTTAACCACCCTCACCAtgtccacctccctccttctcctcctcctccccaccctcacccaaacctccccagtCCTCCAACAAGCAAGCCAAACCTGCTCCGACGCGTCCCTCTCGTCGTTGAACTGGACAGCCAAATCCTTCCActactcctccctcctctccctcctcggcccctccctcacctccccctccaccgccggcacCGCCTCCCTaaccttcaacctctccaaccccgccctcGGCCCCTCCTTCGACCAGATCTGCACCGccgtctccaccacccccaatcAATTCTTCTATCTTGATCAATGGTTCACCTGCCTCTACACGccccccaccagcaccgcgtccaacctctccccacTCGTCGCCGACACCTCGGCGGCGACCTTTCGGTTCGACAAGCTGACCGGCCGGCTGGAAGTGAAGCAGGACTGGGAGTGCGTGGACGGGAAAGACAAGACTTATCCGACCACGTCTTTCAAGGGGCAAGGGGGGGTGAATGTCACTCTGGATTGCCAGGTGGACGTGTGGGCGAATCCGGAGTGGAGGgcgggcggggagggggtgattgGGAACCAGACGGTGGAAtgcggggtggtggatgtgagTGTTGGGTTGGATAGTTTGGAGGCTATGGCTTAACGGCTACAAGATTGAGATCGGGGGCGTTTAGGTGTCTGGGATGGTGTTTTTAGGCGTGTTGGTGGTTTACCTAGGTAGTTTAGGTAGGGGACAGGAGTTTGAAGGGTTTGAACTTTATGACCTTGCTCTGAAACCTGACTTTACTCTTGTGTAGGCTACTCTTGTATCTTGGTCCTAAGCGTGAAAATCACATGTCCCATTTATTTTCAACCTTTGGCACGACAATCCAACCACACATCCTCAAatcctctcatcatcaccccaaccctcccaccaacaccacttGGCCATCACCACTTGACCATAACCACTTCACTATCATCCACCTGAACACCACATCATCTTCCGCAACACACCCACCAACTAATTTGAAACAggaaaaacaagaaaagcaagaaaaaCAAGGAGTTAACCTACCTACCAGCCATAAGTACATACCGAAACCAAAGACAGTATATACTTCAACTCTCGTCCTATACCCTCAAGCAGATTTCAAACACCAGATATCCAcgtacacacacaccatctccacccccaaaatcaaAAAGGTCAATAATACAATTgcctccatcccatcctAAAAAAAACGGACGAGCCAGTCTTTGGTAGTTTGTCGTCCCCATTCTCAAATCTCCTTCCAACGCGGAAGACCATCTTCATTCCCTTAGTACCTGAGCTATCAGCCATCCTCACTTTTCAATCACCAAACATATACAAGGTACCTTACCCAACCATTAGAGACACCACTACCAAGTACCGCAAGCGTGTTTTCACGCAGCAAAATATCGAtctctccaacatcatcaccaccacatcacatCTTCACAGAAGAATGCCCCAAAGAATCACCAACACAGAGAGCCCACGGCCCAAAACCCTCAAATTTAATACCTCTGCTATGCTATACTACGCCATGCCTCCATGCCTACGCCCCCCCAAAATCAGCAACAAATTGGTATTGTAGAAAATGTAAAAACGtttgcctcctccctctctcaaGTTCCTTCATCTTTTCCTCTCCATGccatctcccctcccatACCTCTCTATACCCATGGTTTTTGCCTGCCTTCCTCCGCTAATACCATCTATGTGCCTGTGACATGTAGCGACtccaccaaaacaaaagagaAATACAAAGCCGCTTAGTCGTTTCATGCCCTCGAGCAAGTCGGgtgcttgcttgctttttCCGTCTCCGTCCTCCTCACATAGTGTAATCGCAATTTCCCCCGTCcgtttgttgtggtggtgtaggtAGTGCTCTTCTCAATGGCCGTGATGATCAAAGATCGCAACTGCTAGTGCTGGATATGCCGAGTGGTCGACCCCAAAATGTCTGCATTGATGCTTGTCGCAAAAAGAAATCCCCCAATATCTTCACAAGAGCTGGTTGAGCAACATCTTGAAGTAGATGTTCCTTCTCAatgtgtgttgtgttgtcGCTCATCTttgagcctcctcctcatcaagtGGCTCAACCCTCACCAAGATCTCCTCAAGCAGACCCTCCAAAAAGGTTGGCACCTCCTTGCCCATACCCACAGGCTCTTGCTTGTCGTGGTGGTCAATCTCCTTGCACACATGCGCAAGCTTGTACACCAGCTTCCGGATCCTCTCGTGCGTCGCCTCGGCCCGCTGCTGGCTCGGCGTCACCGGCGGAAAAGGCTTGCCCGGCTCTGGCCTAAAGAGCTGCTGCAGGCTAATCTGCCGCCTCTTGAGCGCCTCCTCGAGCGCCGGGAAAATCACGTCGTTCAGCGCGTCCAAGTCTCCATTCGGGTTCGCCGGCGCTGGCGACGGGAACGAGGTTGGCGTCAGCGAACCCGGATCGACAGGCTCGCGATTACGAGGCAGTTCCTTCGAGATCAGCGGCGAGCTTGGCTGATGGGCAGGAACCTGCGCGCCATATCTTTGATAATGTTGTTGgacctgctgctgttgctgataGCTGTAGGGACCATTGTCGGGATACATCATCGGAGCGGGCTGGTTCGTAATCTTTTGGAGAGGCACTTGTgattgttgctgctgtgatCCCCGGTATGGCGGAATCTCTGGCAGCTTCATCGGCGATGCTCGAGTCGACGAGGTGTGAGACCTCAGAGATGGTCCTCGAGAATATCCACCAGGCCCCAACTGCAGAGCACCCATTTCCTGCTGGATCTGCTGCGCGAGTGCCCGTTCGTATTCGGGAGAGCCCGGGCCAGGTGTTCGAGGCACCGGTTTGGAGGTATAGGAAGCGCGAGGAGTGTCGTTAAGGTCAGCAAGTGGCTTCTCGGGCGAGTTCTCCCTAGAATACCTGCCCTTGGTTGGCGAAGAAGCACCGACGGGTTTTCGCTGAGGTGACATCTGCCTAGAATTGCCAGCCCCTGTGACTGCCTTCAGGGTATCCTTAGTATCCAGAGTCAACTTCGCAGGACTCGCCTCCCTCCGCCGCTCGCCATAGTCGTCAGAGTTCTCCTGTGTCCTCGCAGACCTGGCATTGGTTGCCGACTCGCCCATGGCGTTCAACATGCCCGGCCTATGGATCAGGTGACCACGCTCATTAACCAGTCGTACCGTCCCAAAATCCCACATGTCATCGTCGGTGCGGGACTGATTCTCGTATTGAGTCTCCGGCTCGTCGTCCACATCGTCCTTCTCAGGCTCATGCGTCGCGGCCCAGCGCTGGTATCGCTCAATGAGCTCCGTCAGGTAGCTGGTCTTTTTCGCGCGTCTGATAAACGGATGCTTGAGCAGTTCCTTTGCTGAAGGTCGATCCTTGGGATCTCGCTGCAACACCACCTCAATGAAGTCTTTGAAGGCCTTGCTGAACTGTGCCCCGTCAAGCCTGGGTGGAGGATTCTTAGGTATCAAAAACAGAACTTTCATGGGATGAATGTCGGCATAGGGAGGCTCGCCATTGGCAAGCTCCAGGGCGGTGATGCCCAAGGACCAGATGTCGGCCTTGTGATCATAGCCACTTTGCTTGATCACTTCCGGTGCCATCCAGAAAGGCGTGCCCACAAACGTGTTCTTCTTGGTCATGGTTGCCGAGAGTTGTCCAGAGACACCAAAGTCAGCCAGCTTGACCTGTCCATTAGACGTCAAGAGAATGTTGGCAGCTAGAACATGATTAGCCCAAGAACCCCAACATCCCACACTTACAAAGCAAGACTCACCCTTGATGTCCCGATGAAGCTTCTTGTCCGAATGCAGGTAATCCAACCCCATGAGCAGCTCCCGAACAATGATGGCAATGCAGTCCTCCCCAATAAGGCCGGGCTTCATCAAATCGGCACAACTCCCGCCAGAGCAAAACTCCATGACGATCCACAGCTCGGCGCCTTTGGCATACGACCCGTAATACTTAGTCACATGGGGCGACTGAAGCTCCGACAGGATGGCAATCTCCTGGATGATATCGTCgacctcatcctcagcaCTTTCTATGTCGATGATTTTGATTGCCACCGCCTGACCAGTACGCTTGTCCACCCTGTGAAATTTCTGTCAGCCCAAGCTAGCAGAATCAGATTGTTGTCACGGGTAGAAATACCCTTTGTACACCTTGCCGAAACTACCCCCTCCAATGCATGACTCCCGGGTATAGAGCAGCTCAGGATCGAGCGAGAGCTCTCGATCGTTGTATTCACGTTCCGACATTGTGGTTCTGCTGGTATCCCTTGCTTGCGGCTGTCAAGGTAGGTCGATTGGAGGAATGTGTGCTGCTCTCGAAGGCTACGTTTGCTCTCGagagcaaaaagaaggagaaaacCCCAGTCCGTATTATTGTTGGCCAATCGTGACGGACAACGCGAATGGCATGtatgggagagagagagagagaaagagggagagaggaagTTGTGAGTCGAGGGAGTTTGGAAGAGCGGAAAGTTGTAGTGGGAAATCGAAAAGCAGGTAGCCCACAGAAGCACTCGGAGGGCACGACCGAGAAGAAACAGGAGCGAATGATCGGTTCGGTCGGACGAGTTCGAGGGTTGTGGATGCTCAGTTCGGGGAGCAAATTTCTTCGAGATTCGAAAATGGGTACTGTGTCTGTGTTTCTAATGGGAgtgaaggaaggaagggcGAGGCGCTCCAAGTCACAAATGCCAATACACCGCAATGGACAAGTACTCcaggctggctggctgtaTAGCTGCTGTGGTAGCCAGATATGTACCTAGGTCATACAAAATGTACCTGGCTCGCCCACACCTCCTATTGTCTGAAGCAAGAGACAATTGGCCAAcggtttgctgctgctgctgcttgctgcATCTCTCAACTTGCcaggggagagagggagagagagagataggTGCCTTCTCTGCCTGCTTGGTGGTTTGCGGCGGTACCTTGACCTGGCGAGAGCGCTGTCTCACCTGGGCACGTCAAGGCAAGCTCAAAGTATGACGTCCCCCAAATGTATCGCGCAGTTGTAGGGGGAGGTTGCGAGTGAAGTGTGGGGTCTGCGGTGCTGGCCGTCTGAAAGGGAAAACAGATGGGGTCTTTCTAGGCGTTGTCCACACACCGTTGCCCGCCCAGCCAGGCGCAGCCGCCCAGAACCAGGGGAATTTAGTTTACGCTATGCGTTACAAACCAGCCGGACTTCCACCTCCACTTTTAATGCCTAGCGCCATAGCCACCCACACCAACCGAGGCATATAAAGGCATTAATTTTCTACTTACTATTTAAATCCATCAGTTTTAACGTTTTCATATACTGAAAAAGCAcgtaaatactatttttttactataatttttATGACTTACGCTTTATATTGAACTATTTAAAACATAAAAAAAGTTTTCACAaaaaatttaaattattttagCATTAATAACTGAAGATTATTATAGCGCTATAATTATTAAGAAAAGCTCGAAATATTATTTTGTTAAGCTAAGacctattaaaataagtaTTAGATGACTAGtatattttctatttttagGAAATGTAACCAAAATAGTATAATATTTAGAAgtataactataaaaaaaaacttttcTTTAGATTTTGAAATCCTTTTAAAGTTCATTGACAAAAAAATAACTAAgttataaaataaattaaatcTATTTTTACGAAATATAGAAATTTtgtatatattatttattaatcaTTGTTTTAGTAATAACATATATtgtaaaaaaaattaatatataagctGATagaattaaataaaaaacttaaataaattaattttagAAAGTAAAAACTGTAAGTATGGGTACGTAACATATtgtgtaaaaaaaaaaagacatccAAAAGTAAGAGTTTGTCACAGACAAATTATATAGCAAGACTAAGCGGGAACTGCAGCAGGCTGTGGTGGCCAATCAAAGAAAAGGTAGCAGCGGAGCTGCAAAGTAATGGGGCGCTTACCTGTTAGTAGAGGTGAGCTAGATTACTACCGCTCACTTGACAGCCGCGGTAAGCTAAGTATAGAGGTACCTAGAAGATagaagtctatatatatagagaaaCTAATTAGTAAAGATAGATAGTTCtgtagtatataatttaagttataatcgtcAAAATCTAGATTATTATCAGTTTGGGGTGCAGCTTTAAGCCTAGAGTCTGAGTGAAGATGTGGGCTCTCAAAGGGTTTAGAGGAAATATTACTATACAAAAAAAGTGAAGAgcttttaaaagtaaaaaattatatttataaa is a window of Podospora pseudopauciseta strain CBS 411.78 chromosome 1, whole genome shotgun sequence DNA encoding:
- the PAK6 gene encoding Serine/threonine-protein kinase PAK 6 (EggNog:ENOG503NV84; COG:T) translates to MSEREYNDRELSLDPELLYTRESCIGGGSFGKVYKGVDKRTGQAVAIKIIDIESAEDEVDDIIQEIAILSELQSPHVTKYYGSYAKGAELWIVMEFCSGGSCADLMKPGLIGEDCIAIIVRELLMGLDYLHSDKKLHRDIKAANILLTSNGQVKLADFGVSGQLSATMTKKNTFVGTPFWMAPEVIKQSGYDHKADIWSLGITALELANGEPPYADIHPMKVLFLIPKNPPPRLDGAQFSKAFKDFIEVVLQRDPKDRPSAKELLKHPFIRRAKKTSYLTELIERYQRWAATHEPEKDDVDDEPETQYENQSRTDDDMWDFGTVRLVNERGHLIHRPGMLNAMGESATNARSARTQENSDDYGERRREASPAKLTLDTKDTLKAVTGAGNSRQMSPQRKPVGASSPTKGRYSRENSPEKPLADLNDTPRASYTSKPVPRTPGPGSPEYERALAQQIQQEMGALQLGPGGYSRGPSLRSHTSSTRASPMKLPEIPPYRGSQQQQSQVPLQKITNQPAPMMYPDNGPYSYQQQQQVQQHYQRYGAQVPAHQPSSPLISKELPRNREPVDPGSLTPTSFPSPAPANPNGDLDALNDVIFPALEEALKRRQISLQQLFRPEPGKPFPPVTPSQQRAEATHERIRKLVYKLAHVCKEIDHHDKQEPVGMGKEVPTFLEGLLEEILVRVEPLDEEEAQR